Proteins encoded within one genomic window of Humulus lupulus chromosome 1, drHumLupu1.1, whole genome shotgun sequence:
- the LOC133810066 gene encoding beta-galactosidase 9-like isoform X4 produces the protein MFLLQIYQIENEYGNIEGKFGQKEKDYVKWAAKMALSLGAGVPWVMCRKTDAPDEVIDACNGYYCDGYRPNSYNKPTLWTENWDG, from the exons ATGTTCTTATTGCAAATTTATCAGATTGAAAATGAATACGGAAATATTGAAGGGAAGTTTGGGCAGAAAGAAAAGGACTATGTTAAGTGGGCAGCAAAGATGGCTTTAAGCCTTGGTGCTGGGGTTCCATGGGTGATGTGCAGGAAAACTGATGCTCCGGATGAAGTT ATAGATGCATGCAATGGATACTACTGTGACGGTTATAGGCCAAATTCCTATAACAAACCCACGCTTTGGACTGAAAATTGGGATGGATG A
- the LOC133810066 gene encoding beta-galactosidase 9-like isoform X2 has protein sequence MHAMDTTVTVIGQIPITNPRFGLKIGMDDGAGFRGQVKLTRFQNGDIDLSKSLWTYQVGLKREFLKIYAAEENEKAGWTDLTPDADPSILTI, from the exons ATGCATGCAATGGATACTACTGTGACGGTTATAGGCCAAATTCCTATAACAAACCCACGCTTTGGACTGAAAATTGGGATGGATG ACGGAGCAGGGTTTAGAGGGCAAGTTAAACTTACTAGATTTCAAAATGGGGATATAGACCTCTCAAAGTCTTTATGGACCTACCAG GTTGGGCTCAAGAGAGAATTCTTGAAGATATATGCTgcagaagaaaatgaaaaggcaGGGTGGACTGATTTAACTCCAGATGCTGATCCATCGATATTAACAATTTGA
- the LOC133810066 gene encoding beta-galactosidase 9-like isoform X1, producing the protein MEKIVNRSLLLIMDTTVTVIGQIPITNPRFGLKIGMDDGAGFRGQVKLTRFQNGDIDLSKSLWTYQVGLKREFLKIYAAEENEKAGWTDLTPDADPSILTI; encoded by the exons ATGGAAAAGATTGTAAACAGAAGCTTGTTACTCATAAT GGATACTACTGTGACGGTTATAGGCCAAATTCCTATAACAAACCCACGCTTTGGACTGAAAATTGGGATGGATG ACGGAGCAGGGTTTAGAGGGCAAGTTAAACTTACTAGATTTCAAAATGGGGATATAGACCTCTCAAAGTCTTTATGGACCTACCAG GTTGGGCTCAAGAGAGAATTCTTGAAGATATATGCTgcagaagaaaatgaaaaggcaGGGTGGACTGATTTAACTCCAGATGCTGATCCATCGATATTAACAATTTGA
- the LOC133810160 gene encoding triacylglycerol lipase OBL1-like, with protein sequence MAMENMECNKDFSASYMLLKPEEVGFFDLMHILFSTDMEKRKFVDSSSSTEESFGRRWIIFLSIVAQKTLQFVSKPLDKVGSAIEMGLNLLSSNGNLFKLIYNSIRGRVVIPSKTSPEFYSFIGNLDKRPELDPNIKHGDVRYNAAISMMASKISYENELHIQNTVTQHWKMEFLGFYDYWNDYQGKATTQVFIVRDRGEDHDTIVVAFRGTEPFDSDAWSSDVDISWYEIEGVGKIHGGFMKALGLQKSLGFPPKLDENSELHLARPKPLAYYAIREKLYELLKQNDKAKFILTGHSLGGALAILFPAVLSIHDEKWLLQRLEGVYTFGQPRVGNHTFGDYMKKEMVEHDIHYFRFVYCNDLVPRLPYDDNALMFKHFGTCVYSDRHYQAKIVEEEPNKNYFSPLKAIPMMGNAFGELVRSFTIPKSKGPEYREGGFLRLFRVIGLVIPGVPAHCPQDYVNATRLTTPDIFLPPKNSPSHSKIQ encoded by the exons ATGGCCATGGAGAATATGGAGTGTAACAAGGATTTTTCAGCTAGCTATATGCTACTGAAACCTGAAGAAGTGGGTTTCTTTGATTTAATGCACATATTATTTTCGACTGATATGGAGAAAAGGAAGTTCGTTGACTCGTCCAGTTCGACTGAGGAAAGTTTTGGGCGCCGTTGGATCATATTTCTCTCAATTGTGGCTCAGAAGACTCTCCAGTTTGTCTCCAAACCCCTCGACAAAGTTGGCTCTGCCATTGAAATGGGTTTGAATCTTTTGTCAAGTAACGGCAATTTGTTTAAGCTCATTTATAATTCTATTCGAG GAAGAGTGGTTATTCCAAGCAAAACATCTCCAGAATTCTACTCCTTTATTGGAAATCTGGACAAGCGACCAGAGCTTGATCCTAACATCAAACATGGAGATGTACGGTACAATGCAGCCATTTCTATGATGGCTTCCAAGATCTCCTACGAGAACGAACTTCACATTCAAAACACTGTTACTCAGCATTGGAag ATGGAATTCTTGGGATTTTATGACTACTGGAACG ATTATCAAGGTAAAGCCACAACACAAGTGTTTATTGTGCGAGACAGAGGTGAAGACCACGACACCATTGTGGTGGCCTTTAGAGGAACCGAACCATTCGACTCCGACGCATGGAGCTCAGACGTCGACATCTCATGGTACGAGATTGAAGGAGTCGGAAAAATCCACGGCGGCTTCATGAAAGCCCTGGGGTTACAGAAGAGTTTAGGCTTTCCTCCGAAGCTAGACGAAAACAGCGAGCTCCACCTTGCTCGGCCAAAACCCTTGGCTTACTACGCTATAAGAGAGAAGTTGTACGAGCTTTTGAAGCAAAACGACAAAGCCAAATTCATTTTAACCGGACACAGTTTGGGTGGGGCCCTGGCAATTCTCTTCCCTGCGGTTCTTTCTATTCACGATGAGAAATGGTTACTCCAGAGACTGGAAGGAGTGTACACTTTTGGTCAACCTAGGGTTGGAAACCACACCTTTGGGGATTACATGAAGAAGGAAATGGTGGAGCATGATATTCACTACTTTAGATTCGTTTATTGTAACGATTTGGTCCCAAGGCTACCGTACGATGACAATGCCTTAATGTTTAAGCATTTTGGCACATGCGTCTACAGTGACAGGCACTACCAGGCAAAG ATAGTAGAAGAGGAACCAAACAAAAACTATTTCTCACCACTGAAGGCGATACCAATGATGGGCAATGCTTTTGGAGAGTTAGTGAGAAGCTTCACTATTCCAAAAAGTAAGGGTCCTGAATATAGAGAAGGGGGTTTTCTGAGATTGTTTAGGGTAATTGGTTTGGTGATTCCAGGCGTACCAGCTCATTGTCCTCAAGATTATGTCAATGCCACCCGTCTAACCACCCCAGACATTTTTCTCCCACCAAAAAATTCCCCTTCACATAGTAAAATTCAATAA